Part of the Pseudodesulfovibrio hydrargyri genome is shown below.
CAGAGGGGTTGTAGGCTGCGTAGTACCGTGATTCCTGTACATCAATTCCGCACCCCATAAGGCTCAGGGCGAGCACGGCCAGTAAGAGCAGGGCCGGATAAATGGGTCTGTCCGTCATTCGCATTACCAACCTCCTTGGTATATAAATTGATTAAACTTTATAGAGTATAGATATGAATATATGCGCACTGTTGCCCATGATCTGTTTTCTGTCAATGCGGGTTTACATTTTTAACAAAAGAAAGTGGTCGGGCGGGTCAAGTGCACGTCGGCGTATTCTCGGGACGGGCGAAAGCAAAGCCCCGGCTCGTTCGAGCCGGGGCTGCATGCATTCAAGCAGTGGGGCGGTTGCCGGAAGCGGGGGTCACAGCTTCTGGTCGATGTCCCTGAAGCAGGGGATGCAGTAGGTCTTGCCGCCATAGCGGCGGGTGCGGGATTCCATGGTCATTTCGCCGCATTGTTCGCAGCGCAGGCTTTGCAGCACGGCGGCGGGGCGGGGCGCGGGGCAGTCGAGGGGGGTGACGGCGAACATGTCGTCCAGGGGCAGGGCCATGAAGCGTTCGATGCCCGCTTCCCGGGTCTCTCCGGGGCGGCCCATGGCGGAATCCCGGAGCACGGCGCGGAACCCCTTGCCGGACGTGCGGTCGAAGAAGGTGAAGGCGCGCTTGCCGTAGTCGCGGTGGATGAAGTTGCCCTTGCCCAGGGTGCAGTCGGTCAAAAACTGGATGGCGTCCACGCCGCACATGTCGGTCTCTGCCACGGCGACCAGGTCCAGGGCGTCCAGGTCGCCGAGTTCGCGCCGGGCCAGTTCCACGGCGCGGACGCCGATGGTCAGGCCGGGGCAGTGGTGGCCGTGGAAGGCGATGGCCGCGTCGATCCTATCCTGGGGAATGGAGCAGGGCATGGGGATTCTCCTTTTGTTCGGGGCTAGGCGGCCGGGACCACCATGGGGTGGCCCTGGACGTGGTGAATGTGCACGGGCAGGCCGTAGACCTCCTCGACCACGGCCGAGGTGACCTCGCAGGCCGGGCCGGAGGAGTGGATGCGTCCATCCTTGAGGAACAGGACCTGGTCCGCGTAGCGCAGGGCGGTGTTCAGGTCGTGCATGGTCATGATCGCGGCGATGCGGTGTTCGTCCACCACCCGGCGGAGCATGGTCAGGATGTCCACTTGGCTCTTGAGGTCCAGGCTGGAGGTGGGCTCGTCCAGGAGCATGAGGCGCGGTTCCTGGACCAGGGCGCGGGCGATGGCCACCTTTTGCAGCTCGCCGCCGGACAGGCGGTCGATGTGGCGCAGGGCGAGGTGGGTCATGTGCAGCCGTTTCAGGGCGGAGTCGACCATCTTGAGGTCCTTTTCGCCCACCCGCCAGACGATGTGCGGCTTGCGGCCCATGAGCACGGCGTCGAACACGGTCAGCCGGGCGGCCTCGTTGCGCTGGGCCACGTAGCCGATGCCCAGCGCGATCTCGTGCGGTCGCATCCTGAGCACGTCGCGGTCCTCGACCATGACCTTGCCCGCGCTTGGGGCGTGGATGGCGTTGATGCACTTGAGCAGGGTGGTCTTGCCCACGCCGTTGGGGCCGAGGATGGCCATGAGTTCTCCGCCGTCCAGGTTGAACCGCACGTCCCGGAGGACGCGGGTGCCGTTGTAGGCGAAGTCGAGATCGGTGACCGAAAGGATCATCGCCGCTGCCCCCTTATGATGAGATAGATGAAGACCGGCGCGCCCATGAACGCGGTCAGGACCGAGACCGGCAGCATGTGCGGGGCCAGGACCAGCCGGGCGGCGGTGTCCGAGACGAGCAGGAGCAGGCCGCCCGCCAGGATGGAGCCCGGCAGCAGGAAGCGGTGGTCCGAGCCGATGACCCGGCGGACCATGTGCGGGACCACCAGGCCGACGAAGCCGATGATGCCCAGGAAGGCGATGACCACGGCCGTGAGCAGGGAGGCGAGCAGCATGCCGAAGAGCCGGACCCGGTCCACGCGCACGCCCAACCCCTGGGCGGTCTCGTCGCCCGCGTCGATGGCGTTGTAGTTCCAGCCGTTGGCCAGGAAATAGAGGGAGGTGACGAGGGTCACTCCGGCCATGACTCCCAACTCGGTCCAGGAGGCCCGGGCCGTGTCGCCGAAGGTCCAGAAGACCATGGCCGCCAGCTGCACGTCGTCGGCGAAGAATTGCAGGAACATGGTCCCGGCGGTGAACAGCGCGCCCAGCGCCACGCCGGTCAGGATCATGATCTCGGGCGAGGACCCGCGCAGCCGGGAGACCCCGACGATGACCCCGGCCGCGGCCAGGCTGAAGACGAAGGCCACGCCCGTGGTCAGGTACGGGTTGGTGACGTTCACTGCGTCCGCGTTGCTGGAGCCCATGATCCCGCCGCCCAGGACCATCACGGAAAGGGCCGCGCCGAAGGCCGCCGCGTGGGAGATGCCCAGGGTGAAGGGCGAGCCGAGCGGGTTGCGCAGGATGGACTGCATGACCGCCCCGGCCACGGCCAGCCCGGCCCCGGCCACGATGGACGCCAGGGCCTGGGGCAGACGGATGTTCCAGACGATCACGTCGAACCGCTTGGACACGGCCCAGCCCATGAGGGTCCTGGCCACGTCCGCCACCGGGATGTTGGCCGCGCCCAGGGAGATGGAGACCACCAGGGCCGCGGCCAGCAGCCCGCCGGTCAGGCAGACCACGACGAGCTTGACGCCGATGTACCGCCGGTATTCGGCCGGGACCTGGCCATCGGAGAAGTGCATCTAATTCACCGGGACCGGCTTGAAGGCCATGCCGTGGAACAGGGCGTCCATGTCCTTGAAGACCGGCTTGCCCACCAGGAAGGTGTATATCTCGTCCGCCTTGGCCGCCGGGTCCACGTCCGAGAACCGGTCGGGGTAGAGAACCTTGCCGATGAAATAGGCGTCGGCCAGGATGGAGCCGAAATTCTGGGTGTACCAGTTGTACGGCAGCACGCCGTAGACGCGGCCTTCCTTCACGGCGGAGAGCATGCGGTAGGCCGGATCGGTGCGCAGTTCGAACAGCCCGCCCGCGTCGTCGCCCAGCTGCAGGGTGGCCAGGTCCAGGAAAAGCACGTCCGGGTTCCACTCGACGATCTTTTCCTTGGCGATGTCGGACTGGGCCAGGCTTTTGCCCGCCTTGCCCGCCTCATAGGCCAGGTTGATGGCGTTGACGAACTGGAACGGCGGATAGGCCGGTTCCGTGGACTGGAAGCCGTGCGGCCCCCGGAAGGCCACGCCGCCCAGATAGACCGTGGACCGTTCCTGGCCCGGCACGTTGCCCGTGCGGTGGCTCAGGTCGGCTATGAGCCCGTCGATGTACCCGATGACCTCCTCGGCGCGTTGTTCCCTGCCCATGGCCTGGGCCATGATGCGCAGGCTCTTGTACAGGGCGGGCCGCTTGTTGCCCAGGTTGCCGTAGTCGAGGACGACCACCGGGATGCCTGTCTTGTCCTGGAGCTCCTGGGGATCGTAGCCCATGGACGAGGTGTAGGTCTTGAAGATGACCTGGGGCTGTGGCTCCAGGGTCAGGATCAGTTCGGGATTGTCGTGTCCCCTGAACTCGCCGAATATGGGCATCTTCTTGAACTGCGGGTTGGCGATGGCGTAGGGCCTGGCGTCGAATTTGCGGCGGCGGGCCTCGATATCGTCCACGGCCACGATGCGGTCCTGGGCACCGAGGTAGGTCAAAAGCCGCAGGCAGCCGGAGCCGGAGCAGATGGCCTGATCGATCGTGTCCGGGATGTCGTTCACTCGGCCGTTCGAGTCGGTCAGGGTGCGCGCCGCCCCGATGGCGGGCACGGCCAGGAAGAAGATGAGAGCGACGCAAAGAAGACGATGCTTTTTCATTTGAACACCTTGCATGGCATACGAAATGGTAATTGCAACCTATTGATTGCTACGAATATATGAAATGTAACACCATAAACTTCCTAAATAAAACCGGGAAGGGCGTCAAGAGGGAAATGAAAACGGACTGTTGCGGTCCATTTTTGTCCGGGACGGCCGCCGGAGAGGAAGGCCGCGATGGGGGAAAAGGTGATAAGGCTTTGGCTGGAGAGAGCGGGAGCGCCGTGTTATCATTGGGAACTGGACAGGTGCGTTTCGCGCTCGGGATCACTTGTTCGTCCGTGCCCGACGCCGAGTCCGCGCCCGGAGTGGGGCAGCCGCCCGGGGCCGGCGTGCCCGCGCCACTTGGCTTGGCCGGGGAAATTGCGTAATGTGCGTGTCCTTATGCAGCGGAAGCGGACAAGAACAGTGAACATCGGCGGCGTGGGCATCGGCGGGGACAACCCGGTCCGGGTCCAGTCCATGTGCAACACGGACACGCGCGACGTCCTGGCCACGGTGGCACAGATTCACCAACTGGCCGAGGCCGGGTGCGAGATCGTGCGCCTGGCCGTGCCCGACGAGGCGGCGGCCGCGAAGCTTGCGGCCATCCGCGAACAGTCGCCCGTGCCGCTCATCGCGGACATCCACTTCGACCACCGGCTGGCCCTGGCCGCGCTGGACGCGGGTTTCGACGGCCTGCGCATCAACCCGGGCAACATCGGGGATGAGGCCAAGGTGGACGCTGTTGTCCGGGCGGCCAAGGAGCGCTCCACGCCCATCCGCATTGGGGTCAACGGCGGATCGCTCGAAAAGGACCTGCTGAAACAATACGGCGGCCCCACGCCCGAGGCCATGGTCGAGTCCGGCCTGCGGCACGTGCGCATGCTCGAGGCGCGCGGTTTCCACGACATCAAGATTTCCCTCAAGACCTCGTCCGTGCTCAAGACCATGGCGGCCTACCGGCTCATGTCCGAACAGGTGGATTACCCGCTGCACATCGGCATCACCGAGGCGGGGACGCTCGTGCGCGGCGCGGTCAAGTCCTCGGTCGGGCTGGGCATCCTCCTGCACGAAGGCATCGGCGACACCATGCGCGTGTCCCTGACCCACGATCCGGTGGCCGAGATCGGCGTGGCCTACGAAATCCTCCGCTCCCTGGGCTTGCGGGAACGCGGCCCGGAGATTATATCCTGCCCTACCTGCGGGCGCACCGAGATCGGCCTGATCGAACTGGCCGAGCGGGTGGAGGCGGCGCTTCGGGGCGTGGAAGAGGTCTTTACCGTGGCCGTCATGGGCTGCGTGGTCAACGGTCCGGGCGAGGCCCGGGAGGCCGACATCGGCATCGCCGGAGGCCGGGACCTGGGCATCATTTTCCGCAAGGGCGAGGTGGTCCGCAAGGTCCGGGGCAACGCCAACCTGCTGCCCGAATTCATGAAAGAAATCGATAAATTCCTGGAAGAAAGGAGAACCGACTAGATGCGTCTTTCCCGCTATTACATCCCGACCCTGAAGGAGGACCCGGCCGACGCCGAGGTGGTCTCCCACAAGCTCCTGATGCGCGCGGGCATGATCCGCAAGCTGACCAGCGGCATTTACAACTATCTGCCGCTCGGCCTGCGCTCCATCAACAAGGTGGCGCGGATCGTGCGCGAGGAGATGGAC
Proteins encoded:
- a CDS encoding FmdE family protein codes for the protein MPCSIPQDRIDAAIAFHGHHCPGLTIGVRAVELARRELGDLDALDLVAVAETDMCGVDAIQFLTDCTLGKGNFIHRDYGKRAFTFFDRTSGKGFRAVLRDSAMGRPGETREAGIERFMALPLDDMFAVTPLDCPAPRPAAVLQSLRCEQCGEMTMESRTRRYGGKTYCIPCFRDIDQKL
- a CDS encoding ABC transporter ATP-binding protein translates to MILSVTDLDFAYNGTRVLRDVRFNLDGGELMAILGPNGVGKTTLLKCINAIHAPSAGKVMVEDRDVLRMRPHEIALGIGYVAQRNEAARLTVFDAVLMGRKPHIVWRVGEKDLKMVDSALKRLHMTHLALRHIDRLSGGELQKVAIARALVQEPRLMLLDEPTSSLDLKSQVDILTMLRRVVDEHRIAAIMTMHDLNTALRYADQVLFLKDGRIHSSGPACEVTSAVVEEVYGLPVHIHHVQGHPMVVPAA
- a CDS encoding FecCD family ABC transporter permease, translated to MHFSDGQVPAEYRRYIGVKLVVVCLTGGLLAAALVVSISLGAANIPVADVARTLMGWAVSKRFDVIVWNIRLPQALASIVAGAGLAVAGAVMQSILRNPLGSPFTLGISHAAAFGAALSVMVLGGGIMGSSNADAVNVTNPYLTTGVAFVFSLAAAGVIVGVSRLRGSSPEIMILTGVALGALFTAGTMFLQFFADDVQLAAMVFWTFGDTARASWTELGVMAGVTLVTSLYFLANGWNYNAIDAGDETAQGLGVRVDRVRLFGMLLASLLTAVVIAFLGIIGFVGLVVPHMVRRVIGSDHRFLLPGSILAGGLLLLVSDTAARLVLAPHMLPVSVLTAFMGAPVFIYLIIRGQRR
- a CDS encoding iron ABC transporter substrate-binding protein: MKKHRLLCVALIFFLAVPAIGAARTLTDSNGRVNDIPDTIDQAICSGSGCLRLLTYLGAQDRIVAVDDIEARRRKFDARPYAIANPQFKKMPIFGEFRGHDNPELILTLEPQPQVIFKTYTSSMGYDPQELQDKTGIPVVVLDYGNLGNKRPALYKSLRIMAQAMGREQRAEEVIGYIDGLIADLSHRTGNVPGQERSTVYLGGVAFRGPHGFQSTEPAYPPFQFVNAINLAYEAGKAGKSLAQSDIAKEKIVEWNPDVLFLDLATLQLGDDAGGLFELRTDPAYRMLSAVKEGRVYGVLPYNWYTQNFGSILADAYFIGKVLYPDRFSDVDPAAKADEIYTFLVGKPVFKDMDALFHGMAFKPVPVN
- the ispG gene encoding flavodoxin-dependent (E)-4-hydroxy-3-methylbut-2-enyl-diphosphate synthase, translated to MQRKRTRTVNIGGVGIGGDNPVRVQSMCNTDTRDVLATVAQIHQLAEAGCEIVRLAVPDEAAAAKLAAIREQSPVPLIADIHFDHRLALAALDAGFDGLRINPGNIGDEAKVDAVVRAAKERSTPIRIGVNGGSLEKDLLKQYGGPTPEAMVESGLRHVRMLEARGFHDIKISLKTSSVLKTMAAYRLMSEQVDYPLHIGITEAGTLVRGAVKSSVGLGILLHEGIGDTMRVSLTHDPVAEIGVAYEILRSLGLRERGPEIISCPTCGRTEIGLIELAERVEAALRGVEEVFTVAVMGCVVNGPGEAREADIGIAGGRDLGIIFRKGEVVRKVRGNANLLPEFMKEIDKFLEERRTD